The stretch of DNA ATTTTTGGGACTATTAGATACTCTTCTTGAAGCTTGACGTTGCTTGGATATTGTAAAGACTGCTTACCATGTTTAGATTTAAATCTAGGGTACATAGCTCGTCTTTCAAAGAAATTATTGAAAGCTATGCCCAAGTTCAAACATACTTGTTGTAAGCACATTGAGTAAGTCTCGGACAACCAAGCTGTTTCTTGTTGCTTTTTAAGAGTGGGTAACATCTTTTTGATATCATAACCAGAAAGACCTTTACCTGTATCTTGATAGGTTTCGTTCATCAAGTTAAGAAAATAATTCCACACCCAACGGCAAGAACCAAAAGCTTTTGCTAGCTGCTGTTTCTGTTGAGTATCTGGATATAATCTTACTTTGACTACCTTGAGCATTAGAGTAAATTAAATTTGCTATAAAAAATAATAGCAAATTAAACTCAAACAGGTCAACACCTTGACTGGCATTCATCCCGACTCTGAGCCTAGAGGCTACAGAGCGGGGCTTCTGCCAGGCTAGCTAAAAATATACTGACAAAATCACCCCTTACCCAACCTTTAGCACCAGATTGAAAACTGACTTTGTACCAACAGTATCCATCTGCATTATTTTCAAAAACTTGGGTGACATAAATAGGCTCACCTTGATTACCAAAATCGCTGACTTTTGCGGAAACAGTTGGTTCTTCACGGACGTTAATTTGGGATTCTGATTCTTTACTGATTAAGTTTCCTCCAACTGGAAAACTGTAAACAGTAGTACAGCCTTGCAAAGAATTTTGTTTTAGTTGAGTTTTAACTGGTTTTACACCTGCAAGAGTCAAAACTATAAACGCACTAATAAAAACTATAGAGGTAATAAATTGTGATCTCATCGTAGGCTCCTAAAAAAACTAAATTCTGCTTATTTAAAATTAATTAGAGTTAAGTATAGAAGCACATTCTTCAATTTCTTTGATTTGGCTATCCTCATTGATTTACTTTAATACCGATAAAATTTACATTTACAACAAATTGTGTGTTGAATTACTTTTTCGTAATATATTTTTAATCGCTAGCTGTTTTTGCAATTTAATGAAAGAGAATTGGTATTTTTCTTCTAACCAAATTAAGCTTTCAAAATCTATTACCTAAACAAATTCACAAAGATATTTAAGATTTACTTGTTCGGTACTATAAACAATACTTTCTTGATTAATTACTCCAGCTATTCCAGGAGTAACATAAGTACTGTCATAACCCTTCTTAGGTAAATTTTGACTCCAATTGTGGGGATGATATTCTTTACCCATCGCAAACTCGCATAACAACATAAAAACTCTTTGCTCGTTATCTCCTGATTGATTCCAATAGTTAGTAGCATAATTAAGAGCTTTAGTAGATTGTTGAGAACCATAAATACCATTACCAAACATTCTTCCTGTACATTGAATTGCGTTAGCAGGAGGAATAATTAAACCTTGTTGAAGAATACTTAATAAATTACTAGCTTTTGTACCATGCCAGTGAAGTTTGACATTACCAACTTCTGCTGCTTTCTTGCTAAAAGCACGACGCATGGAAGGAATATTTATTTCATATACTCGTCGTAGTTTGTATTGGGAAGCAAGATGATGAGTATTGAGAGTACTTTCATACAGTTGACGTAACCAACGAAAAGTATTTTTTCCTTCTGTTGTGCTACCTGGTACTCTGGTTAAGGTGCATTCAAAAATTTTTTCCTTCATTGATGGTTGAGTAGTTGCTAAAGCTGCATCAAGAGCGTTTAAAATTTCATATTGTCTTTGTAACTCTTGAGGCGAACGAAACACTGACTCATCTAACTTCCTACCTAAGTTTTGGGGAATTAAACGCAGATATTGACTGATTAACTGCCGAAAGATACGACTATTACTTCTTTTCATCGCTGCAATTTGTAAAAGATAATCTCTCGCCAGAGCGATCGCATTTGGGGTAATTAAACCCAAAGCTGTAGTAAATTTTCCCGTGGATACGTCGTAATTAATATTAGTTTGGGCAATAATTTCATGAATATTAACCGAAACTAAATAACGAATTAGTTGTTTAGATCGCACATCGCCACCATGATGAATTTGTTTAGCAGCAATGCTTTCTAAATCTTCTGAAGAGATGGTAGTAGTTTGTGGTTGCTGGTTAGGAATTAGCTGCGCCTCAGTATAACCCTTTCTCAGTTTTTCTCTTTTCATGCGTTCAAACTTATTTTTCGCTAAAAGCACCGAACTAAACTGATAAGTTTTGCTTTGCAACTTACTCCCGACTCTACCCCATTGTGCCGTGAAGCAACCATCATCCGTCACCTTTCCTTGCCAAACTTTATTAGAATTTTGGTCAATTTCGACATAAATTAGCGTACAACAATCTAATACGCCAGCAACAACCGCCGTACTCATATTTATTTACCTTAATGATAAAAATCTTGGTTTTAGTAATTAATTTGAGGAGTTCCTCTTAATTTAATAATGTATCGCAGTTTGATTTTTTAGTCAACAAAGAAGGAAAGTAATGCGATCGCTTTTGGGAGAGTAACCTCTTGCTCTAGAAAACTTAAAATATAAACAATAGCGAGCAATTAATTTTTCATGCAAAGTATTAAATTAAACTCTCATGTAGGTTCGGACGGTATATTGCATTTAGATGTGCCAGTAAATATTAAAAATGCCGAACTAGAAGTATTAATAACTGTGAAAAATATCAACTCTACTCAAGAAAACGAGAGAAAATCAGAATGGTCACCTGAATTTTTTGAAAAGACCGCAGGAGCTTGGGAAGGAGAGCCATTAGAGCGAGAACCTCAAGGAGAATATGAAAACCGAGAAGAGTTATTTTGATCTACTTGCTCGATACCAATACTTGTATTCAATACCTAACTGGTCGTAATCCTTTGGTTGTAGCAAAATTTAAGGCTCACAATCCTTCAGATATAGCTATTTGTGATATTGTTAAGTCAGAACTTTACTATGGTGCATATAAAAGCGATCGCACAGATAAAAATCTCCAAGTGCTAAGTAAGTTTTTCAACGAATTTGTCAGTTTACCTTTCGACCAACAAGCAGCCAAAAAAGCAGGAGAAATAAGAGCTAGACTTGCTACGTTAGGAACTCCAATTGGTCCTTACGATCTTCAGATAGCAGCGATCGCTTTAATTCACAATCTGATTTTGGTTACTCATAACATTAGAGAATTTAGTTGAGTTGAAGGACTGCGCTTTGAAGATTGGGAAGTAGTTTAGTTTGTGGTATATCGCGCGTCGCAAGTGCGTTTAAATTTGCCACAGTCGAATTGCGTTATTGTCATCAGCACTAGCAAACATTTGTTCAGTAAAAGCGATCGCTATAGCTCTTAAAGGATGTCTGAGAAACAAATTGTCTTAATAGTCCAAGTAAGCAAGTTTACCTTCGATACATAATTTACAAGCCAAAATAAGAATTGGAACTGAAGTTTGAGTTCGATCAGTTTTGGGAATTTTTTTTCTCTATTCTCTATCCTCTTTCTTTACGATAAGTTTTCTTAAATAAAATAGGATGACTTAAATAACCTGTTCTAACTTAAAAACTTTGAGGTTAGAGAAATTATCATGAAACTAAAGTTAAAATACCAAGCTTTGACAACCTCTCTTTTTCTATGTAGCCATTTATTTTTTGTCATGGAAGCTCAAGCTCGACCTACGGTAGGATTTGAGAATAATTCTTCAACCCAACCAACAGTTACAGGAGGCACAACCTTTAGCTGTATTCCCCAAGGTAACAACTATGCTACTGTAGGTCAAAAAGCTGGTAGAGAACCAGTTCCCCTAATTGTCTGGACACCCAAAGGATCGAATCATTTTGGCGAAAAATATCCTCCTCAAACTCGCTGCCAAATAGTTACCCAAAAATTAAACGCAGCCATTAGTGCTAACGGTGGCACAATGAAAAATTTGTTATTGACTAACGGTATGGTAAGTAATCAAACCGTAATTTGTACTCTGCGTCAACAAGAAACCGCTTGTAACCCCAATAACACACTCTTTACGCTCAAACCTGAAAATGCTAGTCGTTCGGGGGAAGTAATTTCCCAATTAATGCAAATCGGTCGCTATGGTAGCAGTGCAGGATTTATTCAGGAAACTAGCGGTCAAGTGTATGTGGATTTAGGAGACTGGGAAAATAAAGTTTTTTAAGCAATCAGCAGTTTTTTTGCCACGTTAACAATTCATTTTTAAATCTTGTTTAATGATAACTAGTTTTTTAGGGGGATTATTATCCTTTTTCCATTCACAATTAATCCCTAAAATTGAACAGAAGCCTAATCATATTGCCAATTTACAACTGCAATTAATTAACAACCGTTTTTCTCAAGAGCGGTCTGTAGAGGAAATTGCTAGACAGATAACAGTTAGAATTTTCACAGATTCGGGTTTAGGTTCAGGGGCAATTATTGCCCGTCAGGGTCAAACTTACACAATCTTAACTAATCATCATGTGGTAGCTAGTAGTCCCAATCAAACATATACTGTTTTAACTGATGATGGACAAAGACATCAAGCCCAATGGCTACAATCGAGCCAGTTTGGTACTTTAGATGTAGCTTTGCTGCAATTTACCAGTAGTAATTCTTATCGAGTTGTCAAAATAGGAGACTCAACACAACTTTCCGTTGGCAATGTTATCTATGCATCAGGATTTCCAGCTTGGCATTTTAGAAGAGAAGGCAATAAAATCACTGCTTTGGAAGATACTCGTCATTGGGGATTAAGAGCCTTTCGTGTAACTAAAGGAATAGTAGGAATGCTAAGTAAGCAAGCACTATTTGGAGGATATCAAATCGGCTATAGCAATGATGTAGTCGAAGGCATGAGTGGTGGCCCTGTTTTGAATGAACAAGCTGAACTCATTGGAATTAATGGAATGTTGAAATATCCTCTGCAAGATACTCAAGCAATCGTTTTTGTTGATGGAACAACTCCTTCAGAACAACTTTTTGAGCAAATGGAAACTTTAAGCTGGGCTATTCCTATCAATGATATTCACCATCAAATTGAAACTTTGATTGGAGAAAGTGCAGTTATAGAAAATGAATTACTTCGAGAATAATGACTATCAAAAAATTTAAGATGAGTTTGGCTAAGTTTAACTTTTCAACTAAATGGTTAGGAAGTACATTAATAGTTACTTTGTTAGCGGTTAGTTTCCCAACCATGGTGACTGCCAAAAATGAAAGCGAGATTGCTCAAATTGCCAAAACTTTGACAGTACAAATCAATAATAATGGGAATTCTCCAGGAGGTTCTGGAGTAATTATTGCTAAAAACGGTAATACCTATACGGTGATCACAGCAAATCACGTAGTATGCGATGCGATTCCTCGTCCCGGGCCTGTGGTTTGTCGCAAAGATATTGCCTATAGTGTTCGTACCTATACTGGTCAAGAATATCCACTGAGTTTAGTAGAACATTTACAGAAAAATCCCAACGATTCTGATTTAGCCATTGTCACTTTTGAAAGCTCTGAAGAATATCCTGTCGCCCAGTTAGGAGATTCAGAACAAGCTGCGATCGCTTCTGATATTTATGTGGCTGGTTTTCCAGCAGCTTTTGGTAAAACGGGAGCGCAAAGAGATTTTACCTTGACTACAGGCGCAGTGGCTTCTCTTGCTACTAATGCTATTAACGGCTATAGTCTGATCTATGATGCTAGAACTAAAACAGGTATGAGTGGTGGACCAGTTTTTGATTCTGAAGCTCATTTGGTGGGAATTCATGGCTTAGGTGATACTAATACTCCTCAAACAGGAAATTTATCAGATGCTCAAAAATCTGGTTTTAATGCTGGTATTCCAATTAATACCTTTAAACAAGTGTGTCCTAAATTTGAAAATTGCCTCAATCTGGGAGAAAATACTGAAATAACCAGAAATTCAGTAGAACAATCAACTACGAAACCAACGGTTACTAATCTAGATAATCCTCAATCTGCTCGTGATCACTACAAAAAGGGTCTTTCTTTACAAGCGCGAGGTGATTACCCACAAGCAATCAATCATTATACTCAGGCATTGCAACTTACTCCCGATCAAAGTACCGCTTTATCAACTTTATTAAATAGAGGCTATGCCTATTTAAATCTGCAAAATTGGCAAGCAGCTATTGATGATTACAATCAAGCCTTGCAGATTGATAGTAACGAGGCGACAGCCTATAACGAAAGAGGAGAGGCACGTCAGCAAATAGGAGATTTAGCAGGAGCAATCAGCGATTACACTCAAGCAATTAATCTTGATCCTAATTTACCCTATGCTTACAACAACCGAGCTTTTATTTTAAATCGTCAAGGAGATTTAGCAGGAGCAAAAGCAGATTTAGAAAAGGCTGCTGAGTTACTTTTGGCGGAGGGACAAATCGATCAATATAAAATTGTGATGAATAACATCGAAACAGTTGAGCGTAATCAAAGACTTCAGCCCGACACAACTAATTCTGATCCTAATTTGTCACTAATTCAACAGTGGAATTTGAAGTCTGTACCTTGTAGTAATCAGGCAGTTTCTATTTTTATTGATGGAAAAGAATATTGTACCGAACCGACAGATTGGCTGAGTTTGGGTCAATATAAATACATTCGTAACGATGATAGATTAGAACCGATTACTAAACCACCAGCTACTTCTAATTCTCAAACTTTGGCAATTTCGCCTCAATTTACTTTTACTAGTGTTTGGGACTATGGGAATTGTCTAGAAGATATTATTCAACTTTATCTTGGGGTTGAGCAATTTAAACAACGAGGCAGAATCGGCAATTGTTTGGCAGATGTGTTTCAAACCTACAAAGATAAGGGACTATCTCAAGCTCAAGCGTTAGAGTTGATTCGTGCTGCTAACCAATATGCAACTTCTAAATTAAATCCTTCTCTTTATCCTCCCCAAGGACAACGAAGACGAATTAATAAAATGTTTGGTTTTACTTATCAAATCGATAAAACACCTTGAGAAACTGGTTTATAAAGCCCAATCAGAATTATCTTCAGATTGAGGTTGAGGTTCTGGTTGAGGTTGGGATGAGTTAAAGTCGTCTACAGGCATATTGCCATAATGTTGGTTAGGTGTTTGAGTTTCCGAAGGCTTAGAAGTTGATTTTGGCTCAGAATCAGTAACTTCTGGTGATTCTTCTTCAACAGGATTGGGAGTTTCTGAGGGTTGAGAATTAGTAACTTCTGGTGATTCTTCTTCAACAGGATTGGCAGTTTCTGAAGGTTGAGAATTAGTAGCCTCTGGTGATTTTTCTTCAACAGGATTGGCAGTTTCTGAGGGTTGAGAATTAGTAACTTCTGGTGATTCTTCTGCTACAGGATTAGAAGTTGCTGGTGCTGGCGTTGTCGGAATTATAGGAGGATTGGGAGTAACTGGTGGAGAGGCTACAGCGATCGCTTTTTCTGCTTCACTAATAATTGCCTCAGCTTGTTCTCGCCAATAACTAGATGTAGAGGTTTGAACTTGGGTTGCTGTTTGTTTGGCTTCTTGCCAGTTTTTCTGTTGGAGTGCTTCCTGAGCGTTAGCAATAATACTTTTATTAGTATCGTATTCAGTTTTCCAGCGATCGCTTTCGGTTTGAGTTTGAGATTTAATCGAACTATTTTCTGGTATCTGTTGAATTAATTCGAGTGCTTCTGCCAATTTTCCTTCGGTTGTATACATCGCTGTAGCCTCTTGGAAAAGCTGTTGTGACCATTGGTTAGTTAATTGTTCAATTTCGTCAGCAAAGGAAGTATTTTGGGGTAATTGGGCTATTATGGCTAAAGCTTCTCCATAATTGAGAGATTGTGCTTTTTGTTTTGCCATTCCTAAACCACACTGAACCTGGAACTGGGATTTTTGTGCTTGTGGTAAGGTAAGAGTCTGGGTAATTTGTTGATAACATTGGGTATATTGATTTTGAGCTATTAAAGTATTAAGTTGTTGAACCTGCTCATTGAGATTTTGTTGTTCGACTTGAGTATTGTTTTGATTAAACCAATATATTCCTCCCGCAGCACCACCTAGAGCGATCGCACTAGCCAAAGCGATTAAGCTTTTCTGTTTTGATTTATTAAAATGAGTTTTACTTCGATTGGAATTTTCTACAGGTGTGTCTTGTAGAGAATTGGGTATTGAGGAATTGCGCTCAAAAGAAGAATGTTGGGTTAATGCAGCTTGAGAAATAGGTACATTATTTGTTTGAGGGAACGAAGATAGTTTTTGCTCAGGAACAGCAGAGTTCAATGCAGAACTACGATTAGGTTTAGTTTGGTTAGAATCAAGCAGAGTGGTAGGATGTTCCGAAGCAGAAAAAGACTGACTCAACTGAGAATTATTAACTAACCCTGTTGGTGTATATCTAGCTGAGACAGTAGGTGGAACAGTAGTTGCAGAATAAGTATTGATAGCATTTAAAGCTTCTTGAGCCGAATGATAGCGATCGCCAAAATGATAGCGTACCATTTTAGTGAGAATTGCTGCTAGTTGAGGACTAACTTGAGCTTGAGGTTGCCAGAGTAACTCACCGTATTCATCTTCTGGAAGTTCTAAAGGATGAATCCCTGTCAAAGCTTGAATACCAATCATCCCCAAAGCATAGAGATCGCTACTAGGACGAGGTTTACCAATTGCTTGTTCAGTTGGCATATAACCCCTTGTTCCTACTGCTACAGTGGCAGGAATAAGCTGCGATTGAGTTAATGCAAATTCTTTAACTGTGCCAAAATCAACTAAAACCAATTTGCGATCGCTATTACGACGAATCAGATTATCAGGTTTGACATCGCGGTGAATTACACCATTGCTATGAATAAAATCAAGAATATTTAAACAGTCTTTGAGTAGTTCGACTACGTTATTTTCTGACCAAATCGAACCGGGTTTTAATTCTTGACTAAGAGTATGACCTTCAATATACTCTTGTACTAAATAAAATTGTTGCTCTTCTTCAAAATAGGCTACTAGACGAGGAATTTGGGGATGATTTAACTTGTTAAGAGTTTCTCCTTCTTTTTGAAATAAACGTCTGGCAACATTTAAAGAATTTGGATCGTTAATTTGAGGATAAAGTTGTTTGACCACACAGCGATTATGATTAGGGAGATCGATATCTTTCGCCAGATAAGTCTGTCCAAAGCCACCTTTGGCGATATATCGAATAATTTGATATCGCGAAGCTAGAATTTTACCCTGCATAATCTTCTAAACAGTCAAAGTTAGTATCTAACTTAATTTAAGTACAATACCGATAAAAATTAGCAAAGCCTCACCAATCAATGACAAAATAAATTACTTTAAAGTATTACATTATACAGAATTATTTTTATAATTAAAATATAGGGTTAAAGGAGATTAGTATTATGTCTATTCAAACTAAAGCTCGCGCTCTTCTCAACCGTCATCATCAAATGATTCGTAACCGCGAACAATCGATGTTATTAAGAACTGCAACAGAAATCGGTTTTGATGTAGATACAAGTCACTACTATAGTCACATCCAAGGCAAAACTCCAGCCCAATTTAACCAAGCTTATCATCGTAGTCGAAGCACAATGAGTTAAGTTTTTGGATGTAATTAAAGAAAAAAATTATCTCTAGCTTAACAAGCTTCCCGAAGATGTTTAAGGTTAAAAGAAAATCTCAAGTAACTTCAAAAACTATACTTTTCAACCAACAGACAAATATAGTTGACTCCAAAAACCAAGTTGCACTCAAAACTTTATCCTCTAAAGAATTAAAATTAGCTTTAGCGCAATTAAAGGGATGGCAACTTCAAGAAGGTAAATTACATCGTCGCTTTTGTTTTAGCTCTTTTGAAAAAGCATTAGGATTTATGTCAGGACTAGCTTTAAGTGCAAAAAAGATAGAACATCATCTTGAAGAATCTGAGTTATACAATTGTGTCACTGTCGATCTGATCACTCCTGAAATAGGTGGGATCACAGATTTAGATGTACAACTAGCACAACAAGCTAATAGATTAGCCTCTATACTAAAAGCATTCTATTGAGATTTAGAATTGTTGCTCAATTGCCCGATTCAACAAATCCAAACCTTCGGCTAAACTTTCAATTCTAGTTACACAGTCTCTTAACTCTGCTGCACCAGGAAAACCTTTACAGTACCAAGCTAAATGTTTACGAGATTGCCTAATCCCTCGTTCTCCTTTATATTCCCATAAACCCTGTAAATGTTCCTTAGCGCACTCTAATCTTTCTTTCACCGTCGGAGTAGGTAAACTTGTTCCTGTTTTAAAAAAGTAATCGATTTCTCCTACCAAAAAGGGATAACCCAAAGTACCTCGCGAACACATCACACCATCTGCATTGGTTTGTTCTAAACAAAGTATTGCTGCTTCAACAGAAAAAATATCTCCATTGGCAATAACGGGAATAGATAAGACTTGTTTAACCTTGCCTATCCATTCCCATTTCGCTGCACCATTGTAACCTTGAGCGCGAGTCCGAGCGTGCAAAGTTAACATTTTTGCTCCTGCATCCTCCATTTGGCGAGCAAAATCTAAAATATTAATTTCATGTTCGTCCCACCCAATTCGAGTTTTGACAGTTACAGGTACATCTACTGCTGTGACTACTTCCCTAACAATTGCTTCAGCTACTGCTGGTTGACGCAATAAAGAAGAACCACCCCCCTTTTTGGTGATTTTGTTAACAGGACAACCCATATTGATATCGATGGTGTTTGCACCTTCAGCTACTGCTTTTTGGGCTGCTTCTGCCATAAAATCAGGACGACAATCAAATAACTGAATACTAATAGGTTGTTCGTCTGGGTCAATTTCCATCAGTTTAGGCAATGACCGCAAGTGGTGTAATTCACTAGCACTAACCATTTCCGTATAAAGCATTGATTTGTTTGCGTATCGCCTTACCAATCGTCGAAAGACCAAATCTGTTACTCCTGATAAGGGAGACTGTAAAACTCGGCTTTCTATGGTAAACGTACCAATTTTTAGGGGGGTAGATAATTTTGCTTGAAGTTGGGAAGATAAAGCAGTCATTGAGATTTAATTAGCAGTAGCAACAGAACGCCAAACACCAACGAGAATACCTTGGACTTCTACTGTATTTGGTTCTACTTTGATTGGTTCGTATTTAACGTTAGATGGTTTGAGAGTAACTTGGTTTTTTTCTCGATAAAAACGTTTTAAGGTTGTACCATAACCTGCTACTCGGGCAGCAACAATCTCACCATTTTTAACTTCTTCATTAGCGGGAACTTCTCGCATAATCGCTAAATCACCTTCGGTAATCAAATCTTCGATCATGCTGTCTCCTGTTACTCGTAAAACATAGTAATCAGAACGCTCAAATAAATTAGATAAATCTAACTTGGCTTGATCTTCAGTAAATGGTTCGACTAAACCTCCTGCTGCGATCGCACCTAAGATAGGTAAGCCTTTTTCAGGTGGATTTAAAATCCGAATTGTCCGCGCTTGACCATCAACCCAATCAATATAACCTTTGTTTCGTAGTCTTTCTAAACGACTTTGAATCGGAGCAGGCGATCGCAAATTCATGGCTTTCATCATCTGTCGGATCGAAGGCGCGTGTTGAGTTGTACGAATATAATCAACCAACCAATCATATAGTTCTTGTTGGGCTGGAGTTAAGTTTTCCATAGCCGTTTCTAGGGGTAATGTTGTACTCAGAACATAGGTACTAACTATTAGATCCTATTTTGCACCCTAAAGTCAAGCAAATTTTTGCTTCTAATCGCAAAATTAATTTTTAGTGTTAATGAATTAATCAGGCGATCGCTTTCTAAATAAGTTAAAGTCTGGATTGAAAACTACCTGTAAATTTTGAATCATTAAATAATCCTGGTTAGCTTTACGAAATTAAAAATTCTTTGGCAAAATCAGCGTTCAGAATAAAGAATTGTCGATGCGTTAATTTAGTATCACTTAAATTATGTCAGAAACAACCATAGAATCAATTCTCCAAGAAAAACGTTTATTTGCTCCCTGTTCAGAATTCTCCCAAAATGCTAATATTAAAAGTTTTGCAGAATATCAGCAACTATATGAGCAATCAATTAGTGATCCTGAAGGTTTTTGGGCTAATTTAGCTGAAACAGAATTAGATTGGTTTCAAAAATGGGATCGAGTCTTAGATTGGCAACCACCCTTTGCTAAGTGGTTTGTCAACGGCAAAATTAACATTTCTTATAACTGTCTAGACCGACATCTGACTACCTGGCGCAAAAACAAAGCAGCGATTATCTGGGAAGGTGAACCAGGCGATTCCCGTACTTTAACTTATGCTCAATTGCATCGGGAAGTTTGTCAAATGGCAAATGTCTTCAAGCAACTGGGAGTCAAAAAAGGCGATCGCGTGGGGATTTATATGCCGATGATTCCTGAAGCTGCGATCGCAATGTTGGCTTGTGCCAGAATTGGCGCACCCCATAGTGTTGTGTTTGGGGGATTTAGTGCCGAAGCTTTAAAAGCGCGTTTACAAGATGCAGAGGCAAAATTAGTTGTCACCGCTGATGGTGGTTTTCGTAAGGATAAAGTTGTACCTCTCAAAGATGCTCTAGATGAAGCTTTAAGTAATAACGGTGTTCCGAGTGTCGAGAATGTTTTGGTAGTTCAACGCACCAAACAAACCATTAATATGCAAGAAGGCAGAGATCATTGGTGGCACGAACTCCACGCCCAAGCGTCGATCAATTGTCCTCCCGAACCAATGGACAGCGAAGATCTGCTGTTTATTCTCTACACTAGCGGTACAACTGGCAAACCTAAAGGAGTAGTGCATACAACTGGTGGTTATAACCTTTACACCCATATCACTACTAAATGGGCATTCGATCTTAAAGATACTGATGTTTATTGGTGTACGGCGGATGTTGGTTGGATCACAGGACATAGTTATATTGTCTATGGCCCTCTTTCCAATGGTGCAACCAGTTTAATGTATGAGGGTGCGCCTCGTGCTTCTAACCCTGGTTGTTTTTGGGATGTGATCGAAAAATACGGCGTAACTATCTTCTATACTGCCCCGACTGCTATTCGTGCTTTTATTAAAATGGGAGACGAACATCCTAATGCCCGCGATCTATCCTCTCTGCGGATCTTAGGAACTGTAGGCGAACCAATTAACCCCGAAGCTTGGATGTGGTATCACAAAGTCATTGGTGGAGAACGTTGTCCTATCGTAGATACTTGGTGGCAGACAGAAACAGGGGGTTTTATGATCACTCCTCTACCTGGCGCAACTTCTACCAAACCAGGTTCAGCAACTCGTCCTTTTCCTGGAATTATTGCAGATGTGGTTGATTTAGAAGGTAATTCTGTAGGTAATAATCAAGGAGGTTATTTAGTGATTAAACATCCTTGGCCTAGTATGATGAGAACGGTATATAAAGATGATGACCGTTTCCGTCGTACCTATTGGGAGCATATCTTACCAAAGAATGGTAAATATCTTTATTTTGCAGGAGATGGAGCAAGAAAAGACGAAGACGGCTATTTCTGGATTATGGGTAGGGTCGATGACGTGATGAATATTTCAGGACACCGCATCGGTACAATGGAAGTAGAATCAGCCCTCGTTTCTCATCCTGCGGTAGCAGAAGCTGCGGTGGTAGGTAGACCAGATGAACTTAAAGGAGAAGATGTCTATGCTTTCGTTACCCTCGAAGGCAGCTATCAACCCAGTGAAGCACTAAAAGAAGAACTGAAAAAACACGTAGTCAAAGAAATAGGCGCGATCGCTCGTCCAGGAGAAATTCGTTTTGCTGATGCCTTGCCTAAGACCCGTTCTGGTAAGATTATCCGTCGTTTCTTACGGAATTTGGCCGC from Stanieria cyanosphaera PCC 7437 encodes:
- the acs gene encoding acetate--CoA ligase; this encodes MSETTIESILQEKRLFAPCSEFSQNANIKSFAEYQQLYEQSISDPEGFWANLAETELDWFQKWDRVLDWQPPFAKWFVNGKINISYNCLDRHLTTWRKNKAAIIWEGEPGDSRTLTYAQLHREVCQMANVFKQLGVKKGDRVGIYMPMIPEAAIAMLACARIGAPHSVVFGGFSAEALKARLQDAEAKLVVTADGGFRKDKVVPLKDALDEALSNNGVPSVENVLVVQRTKQTINMQEGRDHWWHELHAQASINCPPEPMDSEDLLFILYTSGTTGKPKGVVHTTGGYNLYTHITTKWAFDLKDTDVYWCTADVGWITGHSYIVYGPLSNGATSLMYEGAPRASNPGCFWDVIEKYGVTIFYTAPTAIRAFIKMGDEHPNARDLSSLRILGTVGEPINPEAWMWYHKVIGGERCPIVDTWWQTETGGFMITPLPGATSTKPGSATRPFPGIIADVVDLEGNSVGNNQGGYLVIKHPWPSMMRTVYKDDDRFRRTYWEHILPKNGKYLYFAGDGARKDEDGYFWIMGRVDDVMNISGHRIGTMEVESALVSHPAVAEAAVVGRPDELKGEDVYAFVTLEGSYQPSEALKEELKKHVVKEIGAIARPGEIRFADALPKTRSGKIIRRFLRNLAAGQELVGDISTMEDLSVLDKLREGA